Genomic window (Planctomycetota bacterium):
GGTCCTTGCGGAAGAACGGCTCGCCGCCGCTGATGGTGATGAAGTATATCCCCATCTCCTTCGCTTCCCGCAGGATCCGATCCAGGAGCCCCAGCGGCATCTCGTCGTTCTTCGCGTACTCCGACGCGTAGCACCCGATGCACCGCAGGTTACACCGCATCGTCGGGCTGATGACCAGCAAGTACGGCGGCTCCAGGCCCGTCCGGTGATGGTACTGGATGCGCTGGCGCTTTCCCGTGATGGCGTTCACCATCAGGTTATCGAGCAACTTGGTGCGGCACGGCGGGCACCCCTTCGGGAGGACCTGGCGGCCGAAGCGAAGCATCTGGCGGGCGAAGATCCGACCCTGCGGAAACGTGATGGATTCGACGGCTTCTTCGGCAAACGCGAACAATCGCTTCTCGAACCACTGCGGCGCCAACCGCATCGCGCCTCGCAACGCCTGCAACCGGACGTACGAAACAGCCGACGTGAGCGGATTCATGACCCCCTGCCCCCATCTCCTTCAGGCGGTGAATGGAACCCCTCGCCTTGCCAATCCTCGTCCCGCGAGCCGAAACAGCCGGCAGCGCGCCGGCCGGACTTGAGTTGCCTATCCTACCGCGCCGTGCGGCGCCGGTCAAGCGATCGCTGGAGCCTCCGCCCCTCGCGGCGGGCGCGCATCAGTCACCCGCCAGACGCCGGATCGCTTTCACCGCGATGTCCGTCCGCCAGTGGGCCCGGTGGAAGCGGATCTTCCGCACCGCCTCGTACGCCCGGTCCCGCGCCTCCGAAATGTCGGCGCCGAGGGCCGTCACACCCAGCACCCGCCCGCCGCTCGTATAGATCTTACCGTCCTCCTCGCGCGTCCCCGCGTGGAAGACGACGACGTCGTCCATCGCACCGGCTTCCTCGAGGCCCGTGATTTCCTTGCCCTTCTCGTACGCGCCCGGGTAGCCGCCCGACGCCATTACGACGCACACCGCCGGTCTCGGATCCCACTGGAGCGTGAGGCCGTCGAGCCGGCCTTCGATCGTCGCCTCGAGCGCCTCCACCAGGTCGCTCTTCAGGCGCACGAGGAGCGGCTGGGCCTCCGGGTCGCCGAAGCGGCAGTTGAACTCCAGGACCTTCGGCCCTCCCGCGGTCACCATGACGCCCGCGTAGAGGAGGCCGGCGTATGGCGCTCCCTCGATCTTCATGCCGTGGACCATCGGCACGAGAATTTCGCGTTCGATCTGCTCCTCGACGCGGCCGTGGACAACCGGCGCCGGGCTGTAGGCCCCCATGCCGCCCGTGTTCGGACCCTTGTCGCCGTCGTAAGCCGCCTTGTGGTCCTGG
Coding sequences:
- the purD gene encoding phosphoribosylamine--glycine ligase produces the protein LKDRTFGASGDVVVIEERLTGEEASILALVDDSSSIYVLESSQDHKAAYDGDKGPNTGGMGAYSPAPVVHGRVEEQIEREILVPMVHGMKIEGAPYAGLLYAGVMVTAGGPKVLEFNCRFGDPEAQPLLVRLKSDLVEALEATIEGRLDGLTLQWDPRPAVCVVMASGGYPGAYEKGKEITGLEEAGAMDDVVVFHAGTREEDGKIYTSGGRVLGVTALGADISEARDRAYEAVRKIRFHRAHWRTDIAVKAIRRLAGD